From a region of the Daphnia pulicaria isolate SC F1-1A chromosome 1, SC_F0-13Bv2, whole genome shotgun sequence genome:
- the LOC124331445 gene encoding phospholipid-transporting ATPase VD-like isoform X2 — protein MDFDSPGTTYIFPDVMQPPIELETVNPLPSRGWPGGVKGHVRSASHGVIGVSLLNPTLHPQPSSPSPAIGLLEAASGLSKGERSSQDVSSANPTVLKLPYTGILRQGHTRALSQGQIPNQQVQPTKGHSRTGSRTDFLLPPGHQDRTTSGAVHGTRHKRQVSRTLSNDVFTKGHSRQASRTESIYTIRQTRIPWVNRFLFWRQAKTPEPPRMRTVVPNHAVPPSVKAKHHPNKAYSDNAIRTSKYTPLSFIPKNLLEQFHRFANLYFLFIVLLNWIPAISAFGKEVAMIPVIFVLGVTAIKDAFEDYRRRQSDLRINNSTCRVYRVEEDRYVRVLFSEVKVGDIIHLSCDEIIPADLLLLRSSEKQGLCFIETSNLDGENNLKQRSAPQMMLSKQHNFQPKAFVSHVECEAPTTKIYQFHGAIVNPDGSRVPVGRENLLLRDCALKNTDFVEGIVVYAGHESKAMLNHGGPRYKRTQLEQAMNMDVVWCVVILVLLCLAGACGCGLWLKSYVPHLPVPFLPLVEFHAGDNVTAGSEPDPFYQAFLAFWTYVIILQVMIPLSLYVTIELAKLIQIFHIHNDPHLRDPITNQAIECRALNITEELGQIQYIFSDKTGTLTENNMIFRRCSVGGIDYNHPHINKDAPPLKPGERQKIYPNPRLQEELKQFELQRRALFETSDSDVESRPHINVQARRLEEFFVLMAVCNTVVVAKKPHRDRMNDVGQIELSGVDCSVHISHAVDDCEGESIISDRGPSPSIESGSVSMSSTTLIVPPDSTSTPSHSTNILDQSTNATPKRPGNLSFFSGRHSARYRPSNQHNIQRPLSPIDSSAETTPSESPAPPMRPRFLQLPSLASAQSFFTLRRSSTPTSDISTSQPATPSSDRKNFYEAESPDELALIDASCCYNIRLFQRSVHHVVVSLPGEGTTEYEVLEVLPFDSTRKRMSIVLRRPETRQIVVYCKGADSAILPRLAYTQSFAENQIIQRTEHHVNQYSKQGLRTLVMAKRVLSEEDFAVWLVAHNEAKAALEGRERLLYESYCRLERDLSLLGATGIEDKLQDQVPETISCLRKAGIVVWVLTGDKQETAVNIAYACSLFSPDMEVIKLNARSKNAAEAAIHCHLDAIQRELVTVASANETGNRLRSFFPLASDNSSMVVKRKALVVDGKTLLYILDKRSNLQKPFLHLTRHCAAVLCCRATPLQKAFIVKIVKQQLHIRTLGIGDGANDVSMIQTADVGIGISGVEGRQAVMASDFAIPRFSFLLRLLLVHGHWCYDRLARMVLYFFYKNANFVFVIFWYQLYCGFSGTVMVDQIYLMFFNLFFTSLPPLAMGIYDQSASAELLLSQPLLYAVGREAQLYRSHSFWVNIIDALYQSTVIFFIAYCAYGDTAVDLWEFGTLVTSSCIFVMLIHIASEFRSWTGLHFLSLLASISLYMGFALTYNAVCVDCPGLPNPYWVMQHCLTTLLFWATLILTCVLAFIPRFTIKALFCLIQPSVVHQALLDQKISERSKKQDLRVSWSRTSTRLTVVRTNDN, from the exons ATGGATTTTGATTCACCGGGTACCACCTACATTTTTCCTGATGTGATGCAACCCCCAATAGAGCTTGAAACTGTCAACCCCCTGCCAAGCAGGGGTTGGCCGGGTGGAGTTAAGGGACATGTTCGCTCTGCAAGTCATGGTGTCATCGGAGTTTCCTTATTGAATCCAACATTACATCCACAGCCCTCTTCGCCATCTCCTGCAATTGGATTATTGGAGGCAGCTTCAGGATTGAGTAAAGGGGAAAGATCTTCACAAGATGTTTCTTCTGCCAATCCAACGGTTTTAAAACTTCCTTACACAG GAATTCTACGTCAGGGCCATACTAGAGCATTGTCTCAAGGTCAGATTCCTAATCAGCAAGTCCAACCTACTAAAGGACACAGTCGGACTGGTTCTCGGACGGATTTCCTCCTGCCCCCTGGCCACCAGGATCGAACAACCAGTGGTGCAGTCCATGGTACTAGACACAAAAGACAGGTTTCCCGAACCCTGTCAAACGATGTCTTCACTAAGGGCCATTCACGGCAAGCTTCTAGGACGGAATCAATTTACACGATTCGACAGACCCGAATCCCATGGGTTAACCGATTTCTTTTCTGGAGGCAAGCAAAAACTCCTGAGCCTCCCAGGATGCGTACTGTCGTACCAAATCATGCTGTACCACCCAGTGTTAAAGCCAAGCACCATCCAAATAAAGCCTACAGCGATAACGCCATCCGCACATCCAAATATaccccactttctttcattccaAAGAATTTACTGGAACAGTTTCACCGCTTTGCCAATCTCTACTTTCTCTTCATCGTGCTTTTAAATTGGATACCAGCTATCAGCGCTTTTGGCAAGGAAGTGGCTATGATTCCGGTCATTTTCGTATTGGGAGTGACTGCCATCAAAGATGCATTCGAAGATTATCGCCGTCGCCAATCTGACTTACGCATCAACAACTCTACGTGCCGCGTGTATCGGGTGGAAGAAGATCGATACGTTCGCGTCCTTTTCTCTGAGGTGAAGGTTGGCGACATTATTCATCTTTCCTGCGATGAAATCATTCCTGCAGACCTTCTCCTATTACGATCTTCAGAAAAGCAAGGACTCTGTTTCATAG AAACTTCCAATCTGGATGGAGAAAACAATTTGAAGCAGAGAAGCGCACCTCAAATGATGCTGTCCAAACAACATAATTTCCAACCCAAGGCGTTTGTCAGCCATGTCGAGTGCGAGGCACCTACCACAAAGATTTACCAATTCCACGGCGCTATTGTCAATCCGGATGGCTCACGAGTTCCGGTTGGCCGAGAAAATCTTTTACTTCGGGATTGTGCATTGAAAAACACCGACTTTGTTGAGGGTATCGTCGTGTATGCCGGCCACGAATCCAAGGCCATGCTTAACCACGGTGGCCCACGTTACAAGCGAACCCAGCTGGAACAAGCCATGAACATGGACGTAGTGTG GTGTGTGGTGATTCTGGTTTTGCTGTGCCTAGCTGGTGCTTGCGGCTGTGGACTGTGGTTAAAATCGTACGTACCACATCTTCCGGTTCCATTTCTTCCATTGGTCGAGTTTCACGCTGGCGATAATGTCACGGCTGGCAGTGAGCCCGACCCCTTTTATCAGGCTTTTCTCGCCTTTTGGACCTACGTTATTATTTTACAAGTGATGATACCCCTGTCACTCTATGTGACTATCGAGCTAGCCAAGCTCATCCAGATCTTTCATATCCATAACGACCCTCATCTAAGGGATCCCATTACCAACCAGGCGATCGAGTGTCGAGCGCTCAATATCACCGAAGAACTGGGTCAAATTCAGTACATCTTTTCTGATAAAACGGGAACGCTGACTGAAAACAATATGATTTTCCGACGATGCTCGGTCGGTGGAATCGATTACAATCATCCGCATATAAATAAAGATGCTCCGCCTCTCAAACCCGGTGAACGTCAAAAAATTTATCCCAATCCAAGGTTGCAAGAAGAGTTGAAACAATTTGAACTTCAGCGTCGTGCCCTCTTCGAAACATCTGATTCAGACGTCGAGAGCAG GCCGCACATAAACGTGCAAGCAAGAAGATTGGAAGAATTCTTTGTTTTAATGGCCGTCTGCAACACAGTGGTAGTGGCGAAGAAACCCCATCGTGATCGCATGAACGACGTTGGCCAAATTGAACTCTCTGGGGTCGATTGTTCTGTCCACATTAGTCACGCTGTCGATGATTGTGAAGGCGAAAGCATTATCTCAGATCGTGGGCCGTCACCCTCCATCGAGTCAGGTTCTGTCAGTATGTCTTCCACAACCCTTATCGTTCCTCCTGACTCGACTAGCACCCCATCGCATTCCACCAACATCCTCGATCAGAGCACCAACGCAACGCCTAAACGACCAGGcaatttgtctttcttttctg GGAGACATTCAGCGCGGTACAGACCGTCGAATCAGCATAACATTCAACGACCTCTTTCACCAATTGATTCTTCTGCCGAGACTACGCCTTCTGAATCGCCAGCTCCACCTATGAGACCGCGATTTCTCCAGTTGCCCAGTTTGGCGTCTGCCCAATCTTTCTTCACCTTAAGGCGATCATCGACCCCGACGTCCGACATATCTACCTCACAGCCGGCCACACCGTCTAGTGAcaggaaaaatttttatgaggCCGAAAGCCCTGACGAACTGGCCTTGATTGACGCGTCCTGCTGTTACAATATCCGCTTGTTTCAGAGGTCCGTTCATCACGTCGTCGTCTCCCTTCCCG GCGAAGGTACTACTGAGTATGAAGTCCTTGAGGTCCTGCCCTTCGATTCTACGCGTAAACGAATGTCAATCGTGTTACGTCGGCCAGAAACCCGACAGATTGTCGTCTATTGCAAAGGGGCGGACTCTGCTATCCTTCCTCGCTTGGCCTATACCC AGAGTTTCGccgaaaatcaaattattcaaCGAACGGAGCACCACGTAAATCAATATTCGAAGCAGGGCCTTCGAACTCTTGTCATGGCCAAACGAGTACTTAGTGAAGAGGACTTTGCCGTCTGGTTAGTTGCACATAACGAAGCAAAGGCGGCACTTGAAGGTCGAGAACGTCTCCTCTACGAGTCATATTGCAGGTTGGAAAGGGATTTAAGCCTTCTCGGAGCCACGGGAATCGAGGATAAATTACAGGACCAAG TGCCGGAAACCATTAGCTGCTTGCGTAAGGCTGGCATTGTTGTCTGGGTACTAACTGGTGATAAACAGGAAACAGCTGTCAATATCGCCTACGCTTGCAGCCTTTTTTCGCCGGATATGGAGGTTATCAAGTTAAATGCCAGGAGCAAAAATGCCGCAGAAGCCGCTATTCACTGTCATCTCGATGCTATCCAAAGAGAATTGGTTACTGTTG CGAGTGCCAATGAAACCGGAAATAGGCTCCGTTCCTTTTTCCCCTTAGCCTCTGACAATTCCAGCATGGTGGTCAAGCGAAAGGCTTTGGTTGTTGATGGAAAAACGTTGTT GTATATACTGGACAAACGTTCGAATCTGCAGAAACCATTTCTCCACTTGACGCGTCATTGCGCTGCAGTTTTGTGCTGCAGGGCAACGCCACTCCAGAAGGCATTTATTGTAAAGATTGTCAAACAGCAGCTGCACATCCGCACCCTTGGCATAG GAGACGGAGCCAATGACGTTTCTATGATTCAAACAGCAGATGTGGGAATAGGAATTTCTGGCGTTGAGGGTAGGCAGGCTGTAATGGCCTCCGATTTCGCCATTCCGcgcttcagttttcttttgcGGCTACTTTTGGTGCATGGCCACTGGTGTTACGACCGGTTGGCACGCATGGTTTTGTACTTCTTTTACAAGAACGCC AACTTTGTCTTTGTGATATTCTGGTATCAATTGTACTGTGGCTTCTCAGGAACAGTGATGGTTGACcaaatttatttaatgtttttcaACCTCTTTTTCACGTCGCTCCCTCCTCTCGCAATGG GGATCTACGACCAGAGTGCTTCAGCGGAATTGCTCCTCTCTCAACCTCTTTTGTACGCTGTCGGGCGTGAAGCACAGCTATACCGCTCACACTCGTTTTGGGTGAACATTATCGACGCTCTCTATCAAAGCACAGTGATATTCTTCATAGCTTACTGC GCTTATGGTGACACGGCGGTGGATTTGTGGGAATTTGGCACACTGGTGACGTCATCCTGTATTTTTGTCATGTTGATTCACATTGCATCCGAATTCAGATCCTGG ACTGGACTTCATTTCCTGTCACTACTTGCGTCCATCTCCTTGTACATGGGCTTCGCCCTGACTTATAACGCCGTTTGCGTCGATTGTCCTGGTCTTCCAAATCCTTATTGGGTCATGCAGCACTGTCTTACCACATTACTTTTTTGGGCGACGCTTATCCTCACCTGTGTCTTGGCGTTCATCCCCAG GTTCACGATTAAGGCACTGTTCTGCCTGATCCAACCTTCTGTCGTTCATCAAGCTTTACTGGATCAAAAGATTTCTGAACGAAGCAAAAAACAAGACCTCAGAGTCTCTTGGTCGAGAACTTCCACTCGCTTGACTGTCGTTCGAACCAACGACAACTAG
- the LOC124331445 gene encoding phospholipid-transporting ATPase VD-like isoform X1, which produces MDFDSPGTTYIFPDVMQPPIELETVNPLPSRGWPGGVKGHVRSASHGVIGVSLLNPTLHPQPSSPSPAIGLLEAASGLSKGERSSQDVSSANPTVLKLPYTGILRQGHTRALSQGQIPNQQVQPTKGHSRTGSRTDFLLPPGHQDRTTSGAVHGTRHKRQVSRTLSNDVFTKGHSRQASRTESIYTIRQTRIPWVNRFLFWRQAKTPEPPRMRTVVPNHAVPPSVKAKHHPNKAYSDNAIRTSKYTPLSFIPKNLLEQFHRFANLYFLFIVLLNWIPAISAFGKEVAMIPVIFVLGVTAIKDAFEDYRRRQSDLRINNSTCRVYRVEEDRYVRVLFSEVKVGDIIHLSCDEIIPADLLLLRSSEKQGLCFIETSNLDGENNLKQRSAPQMMLSKQHNFQPKAFVSHVECEAPTTKIYQFHGAIVNPDGSRVPVGRENLLLRDCALKNTDFVEGIVVYAGHESKAMLNHGGPRYKRTQLEQAMNMDVVWCVVILVLLCLAGACGCGLWLKSYVPHLPVPFLPLVEFHAGDNVTAGSEPDPFYQAFLAFWTYVIILQVMIPLSLYVTIELAKLIQIFHIHNDPHLRDPITNQAIECRALNITEELGQIQYIFSDKTGTLTENNMIFRRCSVGGIDYNHPHINKDAPPLKPGERQKIYPNPRLQEELKQFELQRRALFETSDSDVESRPHINVQARRLEEFFVLMAVCNTVVVAKKPHRDRMNDVGQIELSGVDCSVHISHAVDDCEGESIISDRGPSPSIESGSVSMSSTTLIVPPDSTSTPSHSTNILDQSTNATPKRPGNLSFFSAGRHSARYRPSNQHNIQRPLSPIDSSAETTPSESPAPPMRPRFLQLPSLASAQSFFTLRRSSTPTSDISTSQPATPSSDRKNFYEAESPDELALIDASCCYNIRLFQRSVHHVVVSLPGEGTTEYEVLEVLPFDSTRKRMSIVLRRPETRQIVVYCKGADSAILPRLAYTQSFAENQIIQRTEHHVNQYSKQGLRTLVMAKRVLSEEDFAVWLVAHNEAKAALEGRERLLYESYCRLERDLSLLGATGIEDKLQDQVPETISCLRKAGIVVWVLTGDKQETAVNIAYACSLFSPDMEVIKLNARSKNAAEAAIHCHLDAIQRELVTVASANETGNRLRSFFPLASDNSSMVVKRKALVVDGKTLLYILDKRSNLQKPFLHLTRHCAAVLCCRATPLQKAFIVKIVKQQLHIRTLGIGDGANDVSMIQTADVGIGISGVEGRQAVMASDFAIPRFSFLLRLLLVHGHWCYDRLARMVLYFFYKNANFVFVIFWYQLYCGFSGTVMVDQIYLMFFNLFFTSLPPLAMGIYDQSASAELLLSQPLLYAVGREAQLYRSHSFWVNIIDALYQSTVIFFIAYCAYGDTAVDLWEFGTLVTSSCIFVMLIHIASEFRSWTGLHFLSLLASISLYMGFALTYNAVCVDCPGLPNPYWVMQHCLTTLLFWATLILTCVLAFIPRFTIKALFCLIQPSVVHQALLDQKISERSKKQDLRVSWSRTSTRLTVVRTNDN; this is translated from the exons ATGGATTTTGATTCACCGGGTACCACCTACATTTTTCCTGATGTGATGCAACCCCCAATAGAGCTTGAAACTGTCAACCCCCTGCCAAGCAGGGGTTGGCCGGGTGGAGTTAAGGGACATGTTCGCTCTGCAAGTCATGGTGTCATCGGAGTTTCCTTATTGAATCCAACATTACATCCACAGCCCTCTTCGCCATCTCCTGCAATTGGATTATTGGAGGCAGCTTCAGGATTGAGTAAAGGGGAAAGATCTTCACAAGATGTTTCTTCTGCCAATCCAACGGTTTTAAAACTTCCTTACACAG GAATTCTACGTCAGGGCCATACTAGAGCATTGTCTCAAGGTCAGATTCCTAATCAGCAAGTCCAACCTACTAAAGGACACAGTCGGACTGGTTCTCGGACGGATTTCCTCCTGCCCCCTGGCCACCAGGATCGAACAACCAGTGGTGCAGTCCATGGTACTAGACACAAAAGACAGGTTTCCCGAACCCTGTCAAACGATGTCTTCACTAAGGGCCATTCACGGCAAGCTTCTAGGACGGAATCAATTTACACGATTCGACAGACCCGAATCCCATGGGTTAACCGATTTCTTTTCTGGAGGCAAGCAAAAACTCCTGAGCCTCCCAGGATGCGTACTGTCGTACCAAATCATGCTGTACCACCCAGTGTTAAAGCCAAGCACCATCCAAATAAAGCCTACAGCGATAACGCCATCCGCACATCCAAATATaccccactttctttcattccaAAGAATTTACTGGAACAGTTTCACCGCTTTGCCAATCTCTACTTTCTCTTCATCGTGCTTTTAAATTGGATACCAGCTATCAGCGCTTTTGGCAAGGAAGTGGCTATGATTCCGGTCATTTTCGTATTGGGAGTGACTGCCATCAAAGATGCATTCGAAGATTATCGCCGTCGCCAATCTGACTTACGCATCAACAACTCTACGTGCCGCGTGTATCGGGTGGAAGAAGATCGATACGTTCGCGTCCTTTTCTCTGAGGTGAAGGTTGGCGACATTATTCATCTTTCCTGCGATGAAATCATTCCTGCAGACCTTCTCCTATTACGATCTTCAGAAAAGCAAGGACTCTGTTTCATAG AAACTTCCAATCTGGATGGAGAAAACAATTTGAAGCAGAGAAGCGCACCTCAAATGATGCTGTCCAAACAACATAATTTCCAACCCAAGGCGTTTGTCAGCCATGTCGAGTGCGAGGCACCTACCACAAAGATTTACCAATTCCACGGCGCTATTGTCAATCCGGATGGCTCACGAGTTCCGGTTGGCCGAGAAAATCTTTTACTTCGGGATTGTGCATTGAAAAACACCGACTTTGTTGAGGGTATCGTCGTGTATGCCGGCCACGAATCCAAGGCCATGCTTAACCACGGTGGCCCACGTTACAAGCGAACCCAGCTGGAACAAGCCATGAACATGGACGTAGTGTG GTGTGTGGTGATTCTGGTTTTGCTGTGCCTAGCTGGTGCTTGCGGCTGTGGACTGTGGTTAAAATCGTACGTACCACATCTTCCGGTTCCATTTCTTCCATTGGTCGAGTTTCACGCTGGCGATAATGTCACGGCTGGCAGTGAGCCCGACCCCTTTTATCAGGCTTTTCTCGCCTTTTGGACCTACGTTATTATTTTACAAGTGATGATACCCCTGTCACTCTATGTGACTATCGAGCTAGCCAAGCTCATCCAGATCTTTCATATCCATAACGACCCTCATCTAAGGGATCCCATTACCAACCAGGCGATCGAGTGTCGAGCGCTCAATATCACCGAAGAACTGGGTCAAATTCAGTACATCTTTTCTGATAAAACGGGAACGCTGACTGAAAACAATATGATTTTCCGACGATGCTCGGTCGGTGGAATCGATTACAATCATCCGCATATAAATAAAGATGCTCCGCCTCTCAAACCCGGTGAACGTCAAAAAATTTATCCCAATCCAAGGTTGCAAGAAGAGTTGAAACAATTTGAACTTCAGCGTCGTGCCCTCTTCGAAACATCTGATTCAGACGTCGAGAGCAG GCCGCACATAAACGTGCAAGCAAGAAGATTGGAAGAATTCTTTGTTTTAATGGCCGTCTGCAACACAGTGGTAGTGGCGAAGAAACCCCATCGTGATCGCATGAACGACGTTGGCCAAATTGAACTCTCTGGGGTCGATTGTTCTGTCCACATTAGTCACGCTGTCGATGATTGTGAAGGCGAAAGCATTATCTCAGATCGTGGGCCGTCACCCTCCATCGAGTCAGGTTCTGTCAGTATGTCTTCCACAACCCTTATCGTTCCTCCTGACTCGACTAGCACCCCATCGCATTCCACCAACATCCTCGATCAGAGCACCAACGCAACGCCTAAACGACCAGGcaatttgtctttcttttctg CAGGGAGACATTCAGCGCGGTACAGACCGTCGAATCAGCATAACATTCAACGACCTCTTTCACCAATTGATTCTTCTGCCGAGACTACGCCTTCTGAATCGCCAGCTCCACCTATGAGACCGCGATTTCTCCAGTTGCCCAGTTTGGCGTCTGCCCAATCTTTCTTCACCTTAAGGCGATCATCGACCCCGACGTCCGACATATCTACCTCACAGCCGGCCACACCGTCTAGTGAcaggaaaaatttttatgaggCCGAAAGCCCTGACGAACTGGCCTTGATTGACGCGTCCTGCTGTTACAATATCCGCTTGTTTCAGAGGTCCGTTCATCACGTCGTCGTCTCCCTTCCCG GCGAAGGTACTACTGAGTATGAAGTCCTTGAGGTCCTGCCCTTCGATTCTACGCGTAAACGAATGTCAATCGTGTTACGTCGGCCAGAAACCCGACAGATTGTCGTCTATTGCAAAGGGGCGGACTCTGCTATCCTTCCTCGCTTGGCCTATACCC AGAGTTTCGccgaaaatcaaattattcaaCGAACGGAGCACCACGTAAATCAATATTCGAAGCAGGGCCTTCGAACTCTTGTCATGGCCAAACGAGTACTTAGTGAAGAGGACTTTGCCGTCTGGTTAGTTGCACATAACGAAGCAAAGGCGGCACTTGAAGGTCGAGAACGTCTCCTCTACGAGTCATATTGCAGGTTGGAAAGGGATTTAAGCCTTCTCGGAGCCACGGGAATCGAGGATAAATTACAGGACCAAG TGCCGGAAACCATTAGCTGCTTGCGTAAGGCTGGCATTGTTGTCTGGGTACTAACTGGTGATAAACAGGAAACAGCTGTCAATATCGCCTACGCTTGCAGCCTTTTTTCGCCGGATATGGAGGTTATCAAGTTAAATGCCAGGAGCAAAAATGCCGCAGAAGCCGCTATTCACTGTCATCTCGATGCTATCCAAAGAGAATTGGTTACTGTTG CGAGTGCCAATGAAACCGGAAATAGGCTCCGTTCCTTTTTCCCCTTAGCCTCTGACAATTCCAGCATGGTGGTCAAGCGAAAGGCTTTGGTTGTTGATGGAAAAACGTTGTT GTATATACTGGACAAACGTTCGAATCTGCAGAAACCATTTCTCCACTTGACGCGTCATTGCGCTGCAGTTTTGTGCTGCAGGGCAACGCCACTCCAGAAGGCATTTATTGTAAAGATTGTCAAACAGCAGCTGCACATCCGCACCCTTGGCATAG GAGACGGAGCCAATGACGTTTCTATGATTCAAACAGCAGATGTGGGAATAGGAATTTCTGGCGTTGAGGGTAGGCAGGCTGTAATGGCCTCCGATTTCGCCATTCCGcgcttcagttttcttttgcGGCTACTTTTGGTGCATGGCCACTGGTGTTACGACCGGTTGGCACGCATGGTTTTGTACTTCTTTTACAAGAACGCC AACTTTGTCTTTGTGATATTCTGGTATCAATTGTACTGTGGCTTCTCAGGAACAGTGATGGTTGACcaaatttatttaatgtttttcaACCTCTTTTTCACGTCGCTCCCTCCTCTCGCAATGG GGATCTACGACCAGAGTGCTTCAGCGGAATTGCTCCTCTCTCAACCTCTTTTGTACGCTGTCGGGCGTGAAGCACAGCTATACCGCTCACACTCGTTTTGGGTGAACATTATCGACGCTCTCTATCAAAGCACAGTGATATTCTTCATAGCTTACTGC GCTTATGGTGACACGGCGGTGGATTTGTGGGAATTTGGCACACTGGTGACGTCATCCTGTATTTTTGTCATGTTGATTCACATTGCATCCGAATTCAGATCCTGG ACTGGACTTCATTTCCTGTCACTACTTGCGTCCATCTCCTTGTACATGGGCTTCGCCCTGACTTATAACGCCGTTTGCGTCGATTGTCCTGGTCTTCCAAATCCTTATTGGGTCATGCAGCACTGTCTTACCACATTACTTTTTTGGGCGACGCTTATCCTCACCTGTGTCTTGGCGTTCATCCCCAG GTTCACGATTAAGGCACTGTTCTGCCTGATCCAACCTTCTGTCGTTCATCAAGCTTTACTGGATCAAAAGATTTCTGAACGAAGCAAAAAACAAGACCTCAGAGTCTCTTGGTCGAGAACTTCCACTCGCTTGACTGTCGTTCGAACCAACGACAACTAG